One Janthinobacterium sp. TB1-E2 genomic region harbors:
- a CDS encoding PRC-barrel domain-containing protein has product MSYLDRDILGMYRNHDGPGPALMGADTLIGDDVYNHEDEELGDIKEIMLDMRTGQIAYAVLSFGGVLGMGDKLFAVPWERLTLDTVNKRFLLNVDKDLLKNAPGFDKDNWPDMGSEAWNQQMEAFYGSGTRYGSMAGHMPSGSDLRSGASLQSGSEGSLTGSSMSGSRAGTGSGQGDLGDLGSRSSLSDDDDLNKRT; this is encoded by the coding sequence ATGAGCTATCTGGACCGCGACATCCTGGGCATGTACCGTAACCACGACGGCCCGGGGCCGGCCCTGATGGGGGCCGATACCCTGATCGGGGACGATGTCTACAATCACGAAGACGAGGAGCTGGGCGACATCAAGGAAATCATGCTCGACATGCGCACCGGCCAGATCGCCTACGCCGTGCTGTCCTTCGGCGGCGTCCTGGGCATGGGCGACAAGCTGTTTGCCGTGCCTTGGGAACGTCTGACCCTGGACACCGTCAACAAGCGCTTCCTGCTGAACGTCGACAAAGACTTGCTGAAAAACGCTCCCGGCTTCGACAAGGACAACTGGCCCGACATGGGCAGCGAAGCCTGGAACCAGCAGATGGAAGCATTCTATGGCAGCGGCACGCGCTACGGCAGCATGGCAGGCCATATGCCATCCGGCAGCGACCTGCGCAGCGGCGCCAGCCTGCAATCGGGCAGCGAAGGCAGCCTGACCGGCAGCTCCATGAGCGGCAGCCGCGCCGGCACGGGCAGCGGCCAGGGCGACCTCGGCGATCTGGGCTCGCGCTCCTCGCTCAGCGATGATGATGATCTCAACAAGCGCACTTGA
- a CDS encoding GNAT family N-acetyltransferase: protein MKIDDLASKHDQAKIFNLEYEFRINRLKLDYITLADVRPAGSDLEQLAVEHQAGIAALRSFVALNFNHFNAASCSSLSCIPTRALGDDERYLHRIWMGGPLPAIAAEAIGQWGAALEEVRRNGGAPYVSILWVWDAQQLCNDERFSPTGGAGRYTIGRYAIGGTTLHINSLRALALDFAPARFDTLDTLHTQRYFATLSDYFRILIMCEYGGLYMDVDTIPHNPATIFLMKPEVPDYFQRKEDGSEERRHVSWMNLFLDETGMLIAKKNDAALRVIQRNVNLAYAGIDAQIPRSCPQFEARLFGQFYAEWKKNLGVTVLSHAEFYQRYCVLYDGAREAVAGGIRGMRLLDDIITDMHIPLSDEERRAYARCVARLDEIGWQLDDPLILPDIVDVFDIEEVPRMAYAAQLRADIDHFHYYSVLSDDPQLDRVNTVFCRYLLAHRSQHIAAGAFWRPTVGRHGSRMPAASDAAPPGDEAQADLLSHAPLTLVPGELLDDETKNRMAKLLFATSYLEYCSFGNKLNLQFVELQRRQNIDPYLAHIHGLHDEDGRFIGFFTAATMDEFQACGAVSYYRDDMKALDDAYDAFVLAHARADDCFVSSLAIDEKYRGQGLFRQMFHEIRDLASRKGCARITLTVWEKSEALQVYLHKGFRSVGTFDYAYSLFYDRLHFLVYEGN, encoded by the coding sequence ATGAAAATAGATGACCTGGCCTCGAAACACGATCAAGCAAAGATTTTCAACCTCGAATACGAGTTCCGCATCAACCGGCTGAAACTCGATTACATCACCCTGGCCGATGTCCGGCCGGCCGGCAGCGACCTGGAGCAACTGGCCGTCGAGCACCAGGCGGGCATCGCGGCCCTGCGCAGCTTCGTCGCCCTGAACTTCAACCATTTCAACGCGGCAAGCTGCTCTTCGCTCAGCTGCATCCCCACGCGCGCGCTTGGCGACGACGAGCGCTACCTGCACCGCATCTGGATGGGCGGACCGCTGCCGGCCATTGCGGCCGAAGCGATCGGGCAGTGGGGCGCGGCGCTGGAAGAGGTGCGGCGCAACGGCGGCGCGCCATATGTCTCCATCCTGTGGGTATGGGATGCGCAGCAGCTGTGCAATGACGAGCGCTTCAGCCCCACGGGCGGCGCCGGGCGCTACACGATAGGCCGCTACGCGATCGGCGGCACGACCCTGCACATCAACTCGCTGCGCGCGCTGGCGCTCGATTTCGCGCCCGCCCGCTTCGACACCCTCGATACCTTGCATACGCAGCGCTACTTCGCCACCTTGTCCGATTATTTCCGCATCCTCATCATGTGCGAATACGGGGGCCTGTATATGGATGTCGATACGATCCCGCATAATCCGGCGACGATTTTCCTGATGAAGCCGGAAGTGCCCGATTATTTCCAGCGCAAGGAGGATGGCAGCGAAGAGCGCCGGCATGTCAGCTGGATGAATCTGTTTCTCGATGAAACGGGCATGCTGATCGCCAAGAAGAACGATGCCGCGCTGCGCGTGATCCAGCGCAATGTGAACCTCGCCTATGCGGGCATCGACGCGCAGATTCCCCGTTCCTGCCCGCAATTCGAGGCGCGGCTGTTTGGCCAGTTCTATGCGGAATGGAAGAAGAACCTGGGCGTGACCGTGCTCAGCCATGCCGAGTTCTATCAGCGCTATTGCGTGCTGTATGACGGCGCGCGGGAAGCAGTGGCGGGCGGCATCCGCGGCATGCGCCTGCTGGACGATATCATTACCGACATGCACATTCCCTTGAGCGACGAGGAACGGCGCGCGTATGCGCGTTGCGTGGCGCGGCTCGACGAGATCGGCTGGCAGCTTGACGATCCTTTGATCCTGCCCGACATCGTCGATGTGTTCGATATCGAGGAAGTGCCGCGTATGGCCTATGCGGCTCAGCTGCGGGCCGACATCGACCATTTTCACTATTACTCGGTGCTGTCGGACGACCCGCAGCTCGACCGCGTGAATACCGTCTTTTGCCGCTACCTGCTGGCCCACCGTTCGCAGCATATTGCCGCCGGTGCTTTCTGGCGCCCGACCGTCGGCCGCCACGGCAGCCGCATGCCGGCCGCCAGCGATGCCGCCCCGCCAGGTGACGAGGCGCAGGCGGACCTGCTGTCGCATGCGCCGCTCACGCTGGTGCCGGGCGAACTGCTGGATGACGAGACGAAGAACCGCATGGCGAAGCTGCTGTTTGCCACCAGCTATCTCGAATACTGCTCGTTCGGTAATAAATTGAATCTGCAATTCGTCGAATTGCAGCGGCGGCAAAACATCGACCCGTATCTGGCGCACATCCACGGCCTGCATGACGAGGACGGGCGTTTCATCGGCTTTTTCACGGCCGCGACGATGGACGAGTTCCAGGCCTGCGGCGCCGTCTCCTATTACCGCGACGACATGAAGGCGCTCGACGATGCGTATGACGCCTTCGTGCTCGCGCATGCGCGTGCCGACGACTGTTTCGTCAGCAGCCTGGCCATCGACGAGAAATACCGGGGCCAGGGTTTATTCAGGCAGATGTTCCATGAAATCCGCGACCTGGCCAGCCGCAAGGGCTGCGCGCGCATCACCTTGACGGTGTGGGAAAAGAGCGAAGCGCTGCAAGTGTATCTGCACAAGGGTTTTCGCAGCGTGGGCACGTTCGACTATGCCTACAGCCTGTTCTATGACCGGCTGCATTTCCTCGTGTATGAGGGTAACTGA
- a CDS encoding extracellular catalytic domain type 1 short-chain-length polyhydroxyalkanoate depolymerase: MVKPATKWLRGLLRAGKAQQRTATKLAKVLFGPVPAKPKAKPRSKPVVKTMVKAKATPRARPASDAVPSLAPFATPLSPPRVRKRTAPPPGKWLAAHYAPLPELGQMPGRRLPYFLYLPEKAPSVAMRSRGRPLLVMLHGCEQSATQFADGTRMNRLAERKGYAVLYPQQSLRSHARRCWKWYDKLTQEGGGDVRLIVGAIEQVAARYAIDRARIYICGISAGAGMAHIVALNHPHLFAALGLHSGPVFGAGHNLIGALGVMQHGAAARADVAIDEVLARQPAFPRLPTILLQGLADKVVRPINQTQLVRQSVRVNRLPFDTVVTAQRLPGGAAGGRNPAHAYALHDYQVGKDVLLRVAQVEHLEHAWSGGDASLPFNDKAKPDASKMLLDFFASHRRR; encoded by the coding sequence ATGGTAAAGCCCGCCACCAAATGGCTGCGCGGGCTATTGCGCGCCGGTAAGGCGCAGCAGCGCACGGCGACCAAGCTGGCCAAGGTGCTGTTCGGGCCCGTGCCAGCCAAGCCCAAGGCCAAACCCCGCAGCAAGCCCGTGGTCAAGACCATGGTCAAGGCCAAGGCGACGCCGCGCGCCAGGCCCGCCAGCGACGCCGTACCCTCGCTGGCGCCCTTTGCCACGCCCCTGTCGCCACCGCGCGTGCGCAAGCGAACGGCGCCCCCGCCGGGCAAGTGGCTGGCCGCCCACTATGCGCCGCTGCCGGAACTGGGGCAGATGCCGGGCCGGCGCCTGCCGTATTTCCTCTACCTTCCCGAGAAGGCGCCGAGCGTCGCCATGCGCAGCCGGGGCCGGCCGTTGCTGGTGATGCTGCACGGCTGCGAGCAGAGCGCCACGCAGTTTGCCGATGGCACGCGCATGAACCGCCTGGCCGAGCGCAAGGGCTACGCCGTGCTGTATCCGCAGCAATCGCTGCGCTCGCATGCGCGCCGCTGCTGGAAGTGGTACGACAAGCTGACGCAGGAGGGCGGCGGCGACGTGCGCCTGATCGTGGGCGCCATCGAGCAGGTGGCGGCCCGCTATGCGATCGACCGCGCGCGCATCTATATCTGCGGCATTTCCGCCGGCGCCGGCATGGCGCATATCGTGGCCCTGAACCATCCCCATCTGTTCGCGGCGCTGGGCCTGCATTCCGGACCCGTCTTTGGCGCCGGGCATAATCTGATCGGCGCGCTGGGCGTGATGCAGCATGGCGCTGCCGCCCGCGCCGACGTGGCCATCGATGAAGTACTGGCGCGTCAGCCCGCGTTTCCTCGCCTGCCCACCATCCTGCTGCAAGGGCTGGCCGACAAGGTGGTGCGGCCCATTAACCAGACGCAGCTGGTGCGCCAGAGCGTGCGCGTCAACCGCTTGCCGTTCGATACCGTGGTGACGGCGCAGCGCCTGCCTGGCGGCGCGGCGGGCGGGCGCAATCCAGCCCATGCGTATGCGCTGCACGATTATCAGGTGGGCAAGGATGTGCTGCTGCGCGTGGCGCAGGTCGAGCACCTCGAGCATGCGTGGAGCGGCGGCGACGCCAGCCTGCCGTTCAACGACAAGGCCAAGCCCGACGCCAGCAAGATGCTGCTCGATTTCTTCGCCAGCCACCGCCGCCGCTAA
- a CDS encoding MFS transporter, producing MSIKSKQLLWFFAFFLVFELNIYLSNDMIMPAMLGIVEEFQAGKKFVPLSLSLYLLGGSSLQIFLGPLADCIGKRKLVLAGNTLFLLATLAVPLTASIEQFLAVRFIQGMGCCFIFVGYAMIHELFDDMAAVKLSSILSSTTILAPLAGPILGSAIISRLDWRYVFFLSALLALLSLLGLFKTMPRAVPKTTRPDLAAIMRSYAAIFSNGRFMFGMFTAGLATVPLTAWIGFSPIFVLQEMGASYATYIALQCVILSGFVLSSIAIQRLRQDFPLVSLLRLGGLIAAAGMLGAGAGRHHVDVFAACMFVYSIGFGLFNGALIRSAITASKEAMTLTTAAMSLLYCIYLSAWLQLYNVLCQRFGYALETYALLNIPVIVAITACLLLFTRGMAGRRESGVRLARH from the coding sequence ATGTCCATCAAGTCGAAGCAGTTGCTGTGGTTTTTTGCGTTTTTTCTCGTCTTTGAGCTCAACATCTATCTGTCGAACGACATGATCATGCCGGCGATGCTGGGCATCGTCGAGGAGTTCCAGGCGGGAAAAAAGTTCGTCCCCCTGTCCCTGAGCCTGTATCTGCTGGGCGGCAGCTCGCTGCAGATTTTCCTGGGGCCCCTGGCTGACTGCATCGGCAAGCGCAAGCTGGTGTTGGCCGGCAATACCTTGTTCTTGCTGGCCACCTTGGCCGTGCCATTGACCGCCTCGATCGAGCAATTTCTCGCCGTGCGTTTCATCCAGGGCATGGGCTGCTGCTTCATCTTCGTCGGCTATGCCATGATCCATGAACTGTTCGATGACATGGCGGCCGTCAAGCTGAGTAGCATTTTGTCGAGCACCACCATCCTCGCACCCCTGGCCGGCCCCATCCTCGGCAGCGCCATCATCAGCCGGCTGGACTGGCGCTACGTCTTTTTCCTGTCGGCTCTGCTGGCGCTGCTGTCCTTGCTGGGCCTGTTCAAGACCATGCCGCGCGCGGTCCCCAAGACCACGCGCCCGGACCTGGCCGCCATCATGCGCAGCTACGCGGCCATTTTCAGCAATGGCCGCTTCATGTTCGGCATGTTCACGGCCGGGCTGGCCACCGTGCCTCTGACGGCCTGGATCGGCTTTTCGCCCATCTTCGTGCTGCAGGAAATGGGCGCGTCCTACGCCACGTATATCGCCCTGCAATGCGTAATCTTGTCGGGCTTTGTCCTCAGCAGCATCGCCATCCAGCGCCTGCGCCAGGATTTCCCCCTCGTCTCCCTGCTGCGCCTGGGCGGGCTGATCGCGGCCGCCGGCATGCTGGGTGCCGGCGCGGGCCGCCATCACGTCGACGTGTTTGCCGCCTGCATGTTTGTCTATTCCATCGGTTTCGGCCTGTTCAACGGCGCGCTGATACGCAGCGCGATCACGGCCAGCAAGGAGGCGATGACCTTGACGACGGCCGCCATGAGCTTGCTGTACTGCATTTATCTGTCCGCCTGGCTGCAGCTGTACAACGTGCTGTGCCAGCGCTTCGGCTATGCGCTGGAAACGTATGCGCTGCTCAATATTCCCGTCATCGTGGCCATCACGGCCTGCCTGCTGCTGTTTACGCGGGGCATGGCGGGGCGCCGGGAAAGCGGGGTGCGGCTGGCCCGGCACTGA